A region of the SAR202 cluster bacterium genome:
CCGGGGCGCCAGTGGGAGGAGATTTGGAGGATGGCGGGGCCGCTGAGGCCTCGGTGGGTAAATAACAGGTTCTCGGTGAAGCTGACGCCGTTGCATGTCACGACGCAGGGTATAGAGACGCCGGAGAGCCGATTACAGAAGTCGAGGAAGGGGCCGGTGAAGGTAAAGGGGACGAGGCCGGCGCGGGTGGGCGTGACGCCGAGGCCGAACTGGCGGGCGACATCATAGGCGAAGCCGGTGGCGCCCATGGGCGGGATGGAGAGGCCGCCGGTGGCGATGACCAGTGAATCGGCGGCGACGGGGCCCAGGGTGGTGTCGAGGAGAAAGGGGCTGTCGTGGCGGATGGCGGTGATGCTGCACTTCAGGCGGAGGGTGACGCGGGCGGACTCGCATTCATCGAGGAGCATACGTAGGATGGCCTGGGAAGTGCCGTCGCAGAAGAGCTGGCCCAGCTTCTTCTCGTGGTAGGGGATGCGGTGCTTTTCGACCAGCGCGATGAAGTCGTAGGGGGTGTAGCGGGAGAGGGCGGAGACGCAGAAGCGGAGATTTTGGGAGAGGTAGTCGTCGGGCGTGGCGTAGAGGTTGGTGAAGTTGCACCGCCCGCCGCCGGAGATAATGATTTTCTTGCCGGGGCGGTCTGCGTGCTCGATGAGGAGAACACGGCGGCCTCGCTTCCCGGCCTCGATGGCGCACATGAGGCCGGCGGCGCCGGCGCCGATGATGGCGACATCGAAGCGTTCTGAAGGTGAGAAAGCGTCATTCATTAGAGCTTAAGGTTAGCATTTTAGGAATGTCAGAGTTAGATGCGCAGTATGAGTTTGGCTTAAGTTGGACAGAAGATAGTATGATATGCGTACTTAATTCAAAGGACAGAACTAATGGCAGAAGCGCAGAAGAAACCCGAGAGGAAGCAAGAGACAACGGCGGAGTTTGTCGCGAGGATAAACAAGCCCAGCGGTAAGCATAACGGCCTCAAGGGCATGAAGCGGAAGAAGCAGCGGGCCAATAGGCTTGTCAGGTAGACCCACTCCGACTTAGACAGGCGATGCAACACGCATCGCCTTTACTGAGGGACTGATGAGGCCTTTGGGAGGTGGCAATTGCTCAATCGATATAGCAATCTGGAGACGCTGAAGCGGGAGATGGCGGCCAGCGACCTGGATGCGCTGGTGGCTATATCGCCGGAGAATGTCACATATGCCACGGGAG
Encoded here:
- a CDS encoding NAD(P)/FAD-dependent oxidoreductase, with amino-acid sequence MNDAFSPSERFDVAIIGAGAAGLMCAIEAGKRGRRVLLIEHADRPGKKIIISGGGRCNFTNLYATPDDYLSQNLRFCVSALSRYTPYDFIALVEKHRIPYHEKKLGQLFCDGTSQAILRMLLDECESARVTLRLKCSITAIRHDSPFLLDTTLGPVAADSLVIATGGLSIPPMGATGFAYDVARQFGLGVTPTRAGLVPFTFTGPFLDFCNRLSGVSIPCVVTCNGVSFTENLLFTHRGLSGPAILQISSHWRPGDYVVIDLLPGLDLLPLLKEQQTAQPKKELVTILSALLPKRFAQAICETALPNKPMAHLSLKDMDTVISALKRWTLSPHGTEGYRTAEVTLGGVDTTGLSSKTMSALKTPNLYFIGEAVDVTGPLGGYNFQWAWASGYCAGQYT